The Sulfuricella denitrificans skB26 genome has a segment encoding these proteins:
- a CDS encoding substrate-binding domain-containing protein, with protein MLRYLLRILAFFAVLGIAAPVLAESPAWRVGMTPAFLHDQHVVLDDWRAYLEKKLGHKIEFVQRDSYRETMDLLRLGKLEFAWICDYPYVHLKDQVRLLAVPVNQGKPTYRSYLIVSARDLHTQSLAQLRGKVFAYADPYSNTGFLVPRYQLHQMDEDPEKFFSRTFFTWSHRKAIEAVASGVAQGAAVDSFVWDTLAKVSPELTARTRIISRSPEYGFPPFIAHRSVSNGDFRTMQKGLVNMGLDADGVALLRRLNLDGFTPGDPTIYRGVTEMMKVLGE; from the coding sequence ATGTTGCGCTATCTATTAAGGATTCTTGCTTTTTTCGCTGTGCTGGGCATTGCCGCACCCGTTCTGGCAGAATCCCCTGCGTGGCGGGTGGGCATGACCCCGGCCTTTCTCCACGATCAGCACGTCGTGCTCGACGATTGGCGCGCCTATCTGGAAAAGAAGCTGGGACACAAGATCGAGTTCGTGCAGCGCGACAGCTACCGCGAAACCATGGATCTGCTGCGGCTGGGCAAGCTGGAATTCGCCTGGATTTGCGACTATCCCTATGTGCATCTCAAGGATCAGGTACGGCTGCTGGCCGTGCCCGTCAACCAAGGCAAGCCGACGTACCGTTCCTACCTGATTGTTTCCGCCCGCGATCTGCACACCCAGTCGCTCGCCCAGCTCAGGGGCAAGGTGTTCGCCTATGCCGATCCCTACTCCAACACCGGCTTCCTGGTGCCCCGTTACCAGCTCCATCAGATGGACGAGGACCCGGAAAAATTTTTCAGCCGCACCTTCTTCACCTGGTCGCACCGCAAGGCCATCGAGGCGGTGGCCAGCGGCGTGGCCCAAGGCGCCGCAGTGGACAGCTTTGTGTGGGACACGCTGGCCAAAGTCAGTCCGGAGTTGACCGCGCGCACCCGCATCATTTCCCGTTCCCCGGAGTATGGCTTCCCGCCCTTCATCGCCCACCGCTCGGTCAGCAACGGTGATTTCAGGACTATGCAGAAAGGGTTGGTTAATATGGGGCTGGACGCCGATGGCGTTGCGCTGTTGCGCCGTCTCAACCTGGACGGCTTCACGCCCGGAGACCCCACCATCTACCGGGGTGTCACAGAAATGATGAAGGTCCTGGGCGAGTGA
- a CDS encoding sensor histidine kinase: MIKSLFNLSFRAKIPLWGSLLILVTAGLVGLTLMFRAYDDLRQDVLISADSLGRTLSNTLFPAMLHDDVWRAFEIINAPFHGATPENPVQASALILLDNQERVYVSTLPETYPTLADFHRFGPHYAELAEKLKDVKEETTQSFEIEGSDQIFVAAPISDGGKRLGTLLILYSKTVSVPRFRATALRAGSITLLVLVVLLPINWYWGRRMAVPLVQLSSRMGEIGTRIPDALDSDAYAYQDELGQLFIAFAEMVEELRESERMKNEMVQSQRLAAVGSLAAGIAHEVNNPLCGMLTAVDTLKHRPDIDPRVMKTIGMLERGLIQISDTVRALLVEARAQSRPLAPNDIEDVRTLLQPQTQKKNLRLEWRNELTGEVALPATDVRQILINLLLNAIQAAPEGGYVESAISPLAGELVISIANDGKPLTDEQMTHLFEPFATTKESGHGLGLWVTYQIVQQLGGSIAAENAPGTIRFTVRLPLERLS; this comes from the coding sequence GTGATAAAGTCTTTGTTCAATCTCAGCTTCCGCGCCAAGATTCCGCTCTGGGGCAGCCTGCTGATTCTGGTCACCGCTGGCCTGGTGGGGCTGACCCTGATGTTCCGTGCCTACGACGACCTGCGCCAGGACGTGCTCATCAGTGCCGACAGCCTGGGACGCACTCTCTCCAACACGCTGTTTCCGGCCATGCTGCACGACGACGTATGGCGCGCCTTCGAGATCATCAATGCACCCTTCCACGGCGCCACGCCGGAAAATCCCGTCCAGGCGAGTGCACTGATCCTGCTGGACAACCAGGAGCGGGTTTACGTTTCGACACTCCCCGAGACCTATCCCACTCTGGCCGATTTCCACCGCTTCGGGCCGCACTATGCGGAACTGGCGGAGAAACTGAAAGATGTTAAAGAAGAAACCACCCAAAGTTTCGAGATTGAAGGCTCCGACCAGATTTTTGTCGCCGCACCCATTTCCGATGGTGGAAAGCGGCTCGGCACCCTGCTGATTCTTTATTCGAAAACGGTCTCCGTTCCACGCTTCAGGGCAACCGCTTTGCGCGCCGGCAGCATCACATTGCTGGTGCTGGTGGTGCTGTTGCCGATCAACTGGTACTGGGGGCGCCGCATGGCGGTGCCGCTGGTGCAACTATCTTCCCGCATGGGCGAAATCGGGACGCGCATTCCAGATGCGCTCGATTCTGACGCCTACGCCTATCAGGACGAGCTGGGACAGTTGTTTATCGCATTCGCGGAGATGGTGGAGGAACTGCGGGAAAGCGAGCGAATGAAAAACGAAATGGTGCAATCCCAGCGACTGGCTGCGGTGGGGTCGCTGGCAGCCGGCATCGCCCACGAGGTCAACAACCCCCTGTGTGGAATGCTGACCGCCGTGGATACGCTCAAGCATCGCCCGGACATCGATCCGCGCGTGATGAAGACAATCGGGATGCTGGAGCGGGGACTGATACAGATCAGCGACACGGTGCGAGCCCTGCTGGTTGAGGCCCGCGCCCAGAGTCGCCCGCTGGCGCCGAACGACATCGAGGACGTGCGCACGCTGCTTCAGCCTCAGACGCAGAAAAAAAATCTGCGCCTGGAATGGCGCAATGAGCTGACAGGCGAAGTTGCCCTGCCCGCCACCGATGTGCGCCAGATACTGATCAACCTGCTGCTGAATGCAATCCAAGCCGCACCTGAGGGCGGTTATGTCGAAAGTGCCATCTCGCCCCTTGCTGGGGAACTTGTCATTTCGATCGCCAACGATGGCAAGCCGCTGACGGATGAACAGATGACCCACCTGTTCGAGCCTTTCGCCACCACCAAGGAAAGCGGACATGGGCTTGGCCTGTGGGTCACCTACCAGATCGTACAGCAGCTGGGTGGCAGCATCGCCGCCGAAAACGCGCCCGGCACCATCCGTTTCACCGTGCGTCTACCCCTGGAGCGCCTATCATGA
- a CDS encoding sigma-54-dependent transcriptional regulator: MSTPPARICLIEDDEIMGESLMERFEMEGYACDWFRTGQEARLTLANKHYQVAISDIRLPDISGQVLFEELLADGMALPPFIFITGFGAIDDAVRLLKLGAEDYLTKPFQVNTLLDKVRNLCQRDQTLPGEAFVLGISSAMREIEAMLARVAASSGTVLITGESGVGKEKVARALHDLRDPQGKRPFIAVNCGALTESLLEAELFGHEKGAFTGANREKKGYFEQAHSGTLFLDEIGDMPLAMQVKLLRAIQERAIVRVGGEKPIPVEIRLICATHQDLIKMVKLGEFREDLYYRIHVIHIPVPPLRERLEDILWLADRFLDEFAAESGVQHSFHPAATQALVTFSWPGNVRELRNCIERACILSANPVLTTKDLFDQTLSSNEQEEATVGSLTHHLRTTERHYIEQALTAHQWRIKETATAIGITRKNLWEKMRKLDISAPEENM; encoded by the coding sequence ATGAGTACACCCCCCGCCCGCATCTGCCTGATCGAGGACGACGAAATCATGGGTGAATCTCTGATGGAGCGCTTCGAAATGGAAGGCTACGCCTGCGACTGGTTCCGCACCGGGCAGGAAGCACGACTGACGCTGGCCAACAAGCACTACCAGGTAGCGATCAGCGATATCCGTTTGCCCGATATCAGCGGCCAGGTGTTATTCGAGGAACTGCTGGCCGACGGCATGGCGCTACCGCCGTTCATTTTCATCACCGGTTTCGGCGCGATCGACGACGCGGTGCGCCTGCTCAAGCTGGGGGCGGAGGACTATCTGACCAAACCATTTCAGGTCAACACCCTGCTCGATAAGGTCCGCAACCTTTGCCAGCGCGACCAGACCCTGCCGGGCGAAGCGTTCGTACTTGGCATTTCCAGCGCCATGCGCGAAATCGAGGCGATGCTGGCACGGGTTGCAGCCAGCTCAGGAACAGTGCTGATTACCGGCGAATCCGGCGTGGGCAAGGAAAAGGTCGCCCGCGCCCTGCACGACTTGCGTGACCCGCAAGGCAAGCGTCCCTTCATCGCCGTCAACTGTGGCGCGCTGACCGAATCCCTGCTTGAGGCGGAGTTGTTCGGCCACGAAAAAGGCGCCTTCACCGGCGCCAACCGGGAGAAAAAAGGCTATTTCGAACAGGCCCACAGCGGCACCCTGTTCCTCGACGAAATCGGCGACATGCCGCTCGCGATGCAGGTCAAGCTGTTGCGCGCCATCCAGGAGCGCGCCATCGTGAGGGTGGGAGGTGAAAAGCCGATACCGGTGGAGATCAGATTGATCTGCGCCACCCACCAGGATCTGATAAAAATGGTGAAACTGGGGGAGTTCCGCGAAGATCTTTATTATCGAATCCACGTCATTCACATCCCCGTCCCGCCGCTGCGTGAGCGCCTGGAGGATATCCTGTGGCTGGCTGATCGCTTCCTCGATGAGTTCGCCGCCGAATCCGGGGTGCAGCACAGCTTCCACCCTGCCGCAACGCAGGCCCTGGTGACTTTTTCCTGGCCCGGCAACGTACGCGAACTGCGTAACTGCATCGAACGCGCCTGCATTCTATCCGCCAACCCCGTACTCACGACCAAGGATCTTTTCGACCAGACGCTGTCTTCCAACGAACAAGAAGAAGCGACGGTAGGCAGCCTCACCCATCACCTCCGCACCACCGAACGACACTACATCGAACAGGCGCTAACCGCCCATCAATGGCGCATCAAGGAAACTGCCACCGCCATCGGCATCACCCGCAAGAACCTGTGGGAGAAGATGCGCAAACTCGATATTTCAGCGCCAGAAGAAAACATGTAA